Proteins encoded by one window of Gehongia tenuis:
- a CDS encoding ATP-binding protein gives MNNRGELNRYRRRFAAVLIAALLMMTVLPLPAMAAEEDEPRVLRVAFYQIQGMTETWEDGTRHGLVVDYLNEIAKYTNWEYEYIDVGSGEEMLERFRNGEFDLMGGNYYAPELEEYYGYPDYNTGYSRSVLLARRDDLSMHTNIMESIDGKTIGVYANAKENIRRLKEFLSINNLNCPIKEYSVEQLSVKGNLYTYLASGEVDLLLGNFTEHSEDFRIVVSYDSQPYYIVTTPGNQEVLDGLNMALAEISAANPNFGTERFEANFTDPTPDILLDAEELAYVQTKKTVTVAVPEGWHPLFCMTSQESTHDGVVPDILKKVEAYTGLSFHYVYAKSYMDAIHMVQEGRADILGFYLDSEEHASEEGLALTASYASLNNIVVRNKASSYPDDGLVGGIVEGRELPMNVPAAEVKTYSDMDEALAAVNRGKIDFVYGLPNRIELEIQHSYLNNVVPVTLVNDISHVGFALARPTDTKLLTILNKAINSLDAEEKDDILNRNLVSLGASQLSLMNFVYANPFLFAAILGVVLLIVLAAVILIARSRMKAAAMQSNLEKAEASSRAKGEFLSRMSHEIRTPMNAVVGLADLTSMMEDIPEAARANLRKLRTSSQYMLSLINDILDMSRIDNGMLSIADESFSLEQVLHDLQSMMSGEASRHDLSFTLEKKFTHGALRGDAVRLRQVLVNLLSNAFKFTPEGGKVLLEVLETGSDERGAAFTFRVVDSGMGIHPEDQERIFASFEQLGSNSSKSQGTGLGLAISSSIVRLMGEELKVKSQPGEGSEFYFSITLPFGEVVTEPEEKREGQRLDGVQVLIAEDNDLNAEIAMELLKMQGAVAHRAKNGALAVKRFEESRPGEFQIILMDVQMPEMNGLDATRAIRALDRPDAAVIPIVAMTANTFQEDVDAAKKAGMNDFLAKPLDVARLYRVLQGLING, from the coding sequence ATGAATAACCGGGGAGAATTAAATCGATATAGACGGAGATTTGCCGCGGTTCTAATCGCGGCGCTTCTGATGATGACCGTGCTGCCGTTGCCTGCGATGGCCGCGGAGGAGGACGAGCCACGCGTGCTGCGAGTCGCCTTCTATCAAATACAGGGGATGACTGAGACATGGGAGGACGGAACGCGTCATGGTCTGGTAGTGGACTATCTCAATGAAATCGCCAAATATACGAACTGGGAATATGAGTACATCGACGTGGGCAGCGGTGAGGAGATGCTGGAGCGGTTTCGAAATGGCGAATTTGATCTGATGGGCGGGAACTATTATGCACCCGAATTGGAAGAATATTATGGCTATCCGGATTACAATACGGGATACAGCCGCTCCGTCCTTCTGGCCAGGCGTGACGATTTGAGCATGCATACTAACATCATGGAAAGCATCGATGGCAAAACCATCGGAGTTTATGCCAATGCCAAGGAAAACATCCGCCGCCTCAAAGAGTTTTTATCCATAAACAATTTGAACTGCCCCATCAAGGAATACTCCGTTGAACAGCTGTCAGTGAAGGGTAATCTCTATACCTATTTGGCCAGCGGAGAGGTCGACCTGCTGCTGGGCAATTTCACAGAGCACAGCGAGGATTTTCGAATCGTAGTATCCTATGATTCGCAGCCCTATTATATCGTGACCACGCCGGGAAACCAAGAGGTTCTGGACGGATTGAACATGGCGCTTGCTGAGATCAGCGCTGCAAATCCAAATTTTGGAACGGAGCGTTTTGAAGCCAACTTCACGGACCCGACGCCAGATATTCTGCTTGATGCTGAAGAACTCGCCTATGTTCAAACGAAGAAGACCGTGACGGTGGCGGTGCCGGAGGGCTGGCATCCGCTTTTCTGCATGACCTCACAGGAAAGTACCCATGATGGGGTGGTGCCGGATATCTTAAAGAAGGTTGAAGCCTATACCGGCTTATCCTTTCACTATGTGTATGCAAAAAGCTATATGGACGCCATTCATATGGTCCAAGAGGGGCGAGCGGACATACTGGGTTTTTATCTGGATTCGGAGGAACATGCATCGGAGGAGGGACTGGCGCTGACGGCCTCCTATGCGAGTTTGAACAATATCGTTGTGCGCAATAAGGCGTCCTCTTATCCGGATGATGGATTGGTGGGCGGAATCGTGGAGGGGCGGGAGCTTCCCATGAACGTTCCGGCGGCGGAAGTAAAGACCTATTCGGATATGGATGAAGCTCTTGCCGCGGTGAATCGTGGCAAAATCGATTTTGTTTATGGGCTGCCCAATCGAATCGAGCTAGAAATTCAGCACAGCTATCTTAACAATGTGGTGCCGGTAACGCTGGTCAACGATATCAGTCATGTGGGCTTTGCGCTGGCTCGGCCTACGGATACGAAGCTTCTCACCATTTTGAATAAGGCGATCAACAGCCTCGATGCCGAAGAGAAGGATGATATTCTCAATCGTAATCTGGTCTCTCTTGGCGCCAGTCAGTTGTCTTTAATGAATTTTGTCTATGCCAATCCGTTCCTGTTTGCGGCTATTCTGGGCGTCGTTCTGCTGATTGTTTTGGCGGCGGTGATTCTGATTGCCCGTTCCCGCATGAAAGCGGCGGCTATGCAGAGCAATTTGGAAAAGGCGGAGGCTTCCAGCCGGGCCAAGGGAGAGTTTCTCTCCAGGATGAGCCATGAAATCCGCACTCCCATGAACGCGGTGGTGGGCCTCGCTGACCTGACCAGCATGATGGAGGATATTCCGGAGGCCGCACGGGCGAATCTAAGAAAGCTGCGCACGTCCTCCCAGTACATGCTCAGCCTTATCAATGATATTCTGGATATGAGCCGCATCGACAATGGAATGCTATCCATTGCCGACGAGTCCTTCTCTTTGGAACAGGTGCTGCATGACCTGCAAAGCATGATGAGCGGAGAGGCCTCGCGCCATGATCTGTCCTTTACTCTGGAAAAGAAGTTCACCCATGGTGCCTTGCGGGGCGATGCTGTTCGGCTGCGTCAAGTGCTGGTGAATCTTCTGTCCAATGCCTTTAAGTTTACCCCGGAAGGCGGGAAGGTCTTGCTGGAGGTGCTGGAAACCGGGTCCGATGAGCGGGGAGCCGCCTTTACCTTTCGGGTGGTCGACAGTGGTATGGGCATCCATCCCGAGGACCAGGAGCGGATTTTTGCTTCCTTTGAACAGCTTGGCAGCAATTCCTCAAAGAGCCAGGGCACTGGACTTGGGCTGGCCATCAGCAGCAGTATTGTCCGGCTGATGGGCGAGGAACTCAAGGTCAAAAGCCAGCCCGGCGAGGGTAGTGAATTCTATTTCAGCATCACGCTGCCCTTCGGCGAGGTGGTGACTGAACCTGAGGAAAAGCGGGAGGGTCAAAGGCTGGACGGCGTACAGGTTTTGATCGCAGAAGACAACGATCTGAATGCCGAAATTGCGATGGAGCTTTTAAAGATGCAGGGTGCAGTGGCCCATCGGGCGAAAAACGGCGCGCTGGCGGTAAAGCGTTTTGAGGAAAGCAGACCTGGCGAATTCCAGATCATTCTGATGGATGTACAGATGCCGGAGATGAACGGGCTGGACGCCACGAGGGCTATTCGCGCCCTTGACCGACCGGATGCGGCCGTCATTCCCATCGTTGCCATGACGGCCAACACCTTCCAAGAGGACGTTGACGCCGCCAAGAAAGCGGGGATGAATGATTTTCTGGCAAAGCCCCTTGATGTGGCCCGTCTTTACCGTGTCCTGCAAGGTCTGATTAATGGATGA